TGCTTGGCAGCTGCCTCGGGCGCCACAGTTGGTCGCGCGCACGCCACATTTGACCCTGGCCCCAAGAAACCCAAGGCATTGGTGTGACAGCCACAGCGACCCTCCCCAAATAAAAGCTACCAACCGTCTCCAAAAAAAAGCTCGCTCGttccccgcctcctctccatcttcgcGGCAAAAAGGCCGGCCATCTCGATCTTCTTCGATTTCCATCAAGACGACTTCATCAAGAACACACTTTTTTTCATCCATCTCTAACTTTGCAGTAGCCCAACGTATTTCCCCCCCAGAGCCTTCTAGAAAATCTTTTGAGCAGGATTGTGCCGAGTGGGATCTATTGCTGCGTGCCCtgctcccccccctcaaaaaaaACACGCGTCTCTGGTGTTTGCGCATGCTCTCAGGTTTCGTCCGAACGTAACTTGGTGAACTCGACGCGACCTTCAAATCAAACCTAGTAATCTGCTGGCTGCCACTTCCCTCGGGGGACCTTGACGAGAGCAAGGCAGAGCAAACAAATCAAAGTCAAAAGCCAGCCAACCGTATTTTATTCTTCTATTGTGACCTAGGAGCATGGCATAGATCTTGTTCACCTGCTACCCCACCAAGCTCACTCAGTCGTATCATACTTCGAGAAGAGATCACGGGCCTGTCTCTCGGCTCTTTTTAACGACTTTTTCAACAACgtttttttcccttcccactggtatcaccaccgccagtcatccacatcatccaTTGTCACCAAAGAAGGCTTCCGGAAGTGGACAACGAGATGACATCGTCACCGGTAGCAGAGCTCGAGGCTGGGCTGCAAGCCTTGCTCAGCCTCAAGGCTCCAGGCGTATCTGGTTCTCGGATCTCAAATCTTACTGCACTTTGCGTCAACAACCCACAGGTAAGCGGACGCGTGAAGCGATTCGATTTGACGTTGTAGACGGTTATACTAATTTTGGTGTCTCATTTGATAGTCTGAGTCGGTCATCGTCCAAAAATTCTATACACATCTCAAGAAAACGCCCGGAACACACAAGCTGGGCGTCCTCTACGTCGTAGACCAAGTAGCACGGGagtggttgaagaaggccaaggctcTGGGACAGTTTCCCATAAATTCTTCAGCGCAAGATGGCACATATGCTGCGGGCGTGCATAGATTGACTGAACTCATGCCCACTCTGATGAACGACAGCATCTCGGCGGCTCCAGAAGATCAAAAGGTACGCACATATGATCATGCACTGAATTTTTGCCGCTCCAGCACCCAATAGACGAAAAGAGAGAGGGTGGGTTTTTGCAACTAGCTATTGGCGATGACCTCACAGTTGGTGTAGACAACTGCTGCCCTCGCTTCGTTGTCTTGCCTTGTCCAGCCGGTGAACTTCGGCAGCATTCTCAAAGTCTTGGGCGCCCACATATACACATCCCTGCTTCATCACCATGACTAGTAACTCACACGTATGCCGGTATGTaggacaagatcaagaaaCTGCTCGATATTTGGGAGAAGGGCGAGACGTTTCCCGCTGCCATGGTTAGTTCCTGGCGGGAGAAGCTCAATGCTCCCCAGCCGACACGTAGGTCATCCAAGATGTCACCGCTTCTTTGTGTAGATGCACCTCTGACAAGACCCCTGCCAACAGTCcaatcaacaacacctcccggaagccctccccccaacctgATGGCTTCGCTTGGTATTGGAAGCAAGCCGCCTGCACCGCCAGCAACGCAAAGCAACCCTCTAAACATTCTTGAGACCCTTGCCAACCTGGCTCGCCAAAATGCGCCCAGTACACAGAGTAATCACTCGGCCGGGCCAGTCCCGGCTCCGGCCCCTCCTGCGGCCCCAGTCCAAGCTCCAGTTCAAGCCCCGGCCCCGACTGCGGCTCCGGCCCCTGCCCCGCTGCCTGCAGCCTTGTACGGCATCCTTGGTAGCCAGCCTGGCAATAGCGCCATGCAGCCTGCTGCTCCGCCTGTCAACATGTCCACATTGCCACAtgcctttccaccacccatggcagctcctcagcctgcccatttcccaccacccgcaGCACCTCCAGTGCTGAATGGTGCGGCCAATCCAGCTGCCAATCCGGCGGCCGTCCAGCTATTGAGCGCCTTGCTGGCCCAAGGTGTACCTGTCGAACAAATCGCCAGCGTAATGCAGCTCATGACCCAAAACACTGCGGCTACCGGATCTCCAGCCGTCCCACAAACCGGCTTCCCGCAGCCACCTCAAGCCGCTTACCCTGGCTACCCAGCTCCTCCCGTCAGTGCCGGCCCTGGTCCAGCCCCCTGGGAAGCGCCCAGACATGCAGCCGACTCCCGTGATCGCAACGGCTATCACTCACCAGGGCGTGTTCCCCGCGGTAGatcccgctcccgctcgcCGGGACGCTGGGACGCCAGAGACTCACCCCGATCCCGCCGCAACGACCGCGGAGGATTCGACTACAACCGCCCAGCCTCGCCAAACCGGGGTTACAATGATGATAGGGGATATCGCCAGCGCTCGCCCCAGGGCAGGAGAGGTAGCCCATCAGATAACTTTTcccgccaacaacagcaacaacaacaagggcCGCCACAGCCCAACGGAGAAAAATGGGTCGACCACGACCCTACCGTTCCCCCTGGCCACTTCAAGGTCTTGTCGCGAACCCTTTTCGTTGGCGGGGTCATGGTTTCCGAACCCGAATTACGGGAAATCTTCTCTCGCTTCGGCGAGGTCCAAAGTGCCATTGTTcacaaggagaagagacACGCCTTTGTGAAAATGTATTACAGGAAAGATGCCgaaaaggccaaggcggcCATgtcggaggggggggcgagggggaaCGAGCTCCGGACGAAGTGGGGAGTGGGCTTTGGGCCCCGGGATTGCAGTGATTACGGCACTGGAATTTCTGTTATTCCTATTCAAAAGCTCACGGAAGCGGATAGGAAGTGGGTGTTGACTGCGCCGTACGGCGGTAGTGGCGGGAGGCCAATTGTGacggggatggtggtggaggagccagATATTGAGATTGGTGCGGGGGTGTCGAGTAAGGCGATCTCTAGGAGGATGCAAACTGATAAAGGCGGGAGTCACGGGCCTAAGTCAAGTaggcgggaggaggaccaTCACCATGATGGGGGGT
This window of the Podospora pseudoanserina strain CBS 124.78 chromosome 3, whole genome shotgun sequence genome carries:
- a CDS encoding hypothetical protein (EggNog:ENOG503NWI7; BUSCO:EOG092629WA; COG:A); protein product: MTSSPVAELEAGLQALLSLKAPGVSGSRISNLTALCVNNPQSESVIVQKFYTHLKKTPGTHKLGVLYVVDQVAREWLKKAKALGQFPINSSAQDGTYAAGVHRLTELMPTLMNDSISAAPEDQKDKIKKLLDIWEKGETFPAAMVSSWREKLNAPQPTLQSTTPPGSPPPNLMASLGIGSKPPAPPATQSNPLNILETLANLARQNAPSTQSNHSAGPVPAPAPPAAPVQAPVQAPAPTAAPAPAPLPAALYGILGSQPGNSAMQPAAPPVNMSTLPHAFPPPMAAPQPAHFPPPAAPPVLNGAANPAANPAAVQLLSALLAQGVPVEQIASVMQLMTQNTAATGSPAVPQTGFPQPPQAAYPGYPAPPVSAGPGPAPWEAPRHAADSRDRNGYHSPGRVPRGRSRSRSPGRWDARDSPRSRRNDRGGFDYNRPASPNRGYNDDRGYRQRSPQGRRGSPSDNFSRQQQQQQQGPPQPNGEKWVDHDPTVPPGHFKVLSRTLFVGGVMVSEPELREIFSRFGEVQSAIVHKEKRHAFVKMYYRKDAEKAKAAMSEGGARGNELRTKWGVGFGPRDCSDYGTGISVIPIQKLTEADRKWVLTAPYGGSGGRPIVTGMVVEEPDIEIGAGVSSKAISRRMQTDKGGSHGPKSSRREEDHHHDGGYQGGGGGGGGRGGWGGGKKDRGGRGGGFDGKRGSHGGNGNQQNGDDPIVMELPPGIQMSRNGPVFQGFNGGY